The Gracilinanus agilis isolate LMUSP501 unplaced genomic scaffold, AgileGrace unplaced_scaffold49884, whole genome shotgun sequence genome includes the window GTTGCCTTGGGCCCACCTGGGTGTTGTGAGCTATGCTCACCAATACATCCTACACTCCTTGGTTCACTCTCAACCAATTAGAAAAGCTCCTTTGGTAGGACTGGTTCAACCAACACTGCTTTAACACTTCGCTAGctaatttccccttctttctcccttatcCTCTGCTTGAGACAAAAACAAGGAAATATAAACAGGTACAGACAGGCTTGCCATTACCTTGaaacaaaatgagaatatttCACCCCAACACACTGGTGACCgaagtttatttcattttagctGGGCAGCAAGACTGATGACCGGTCACTACTCGGGCTCAGAATGTTAGGTTACTAGGAATGGGGTGTTCTTggggaaagaccagagttcaaccTCCCCCTGCCCCACACATTGAGCTTTTTTGTGGGGTGGGGGGTAGATTGAGGGTAAGAGGAAGTATCAGATCCAGCAACCCAAGGAAGAGTGGtctgacatttttcatcattcgCAGGAGTTGGGAGGGGGCCAATGGCGGTGCTGGAGATGGTGGCTAAGCCTTTGTTCCCCTCCTGTCCACAGTGCTAGAAGTCAAGTCAGCCATTCCCATTGTCATGGGCTCCAACATTGGCACATCTGTCACCAACACCATCGTGGCATTAATGCAGGCTGGAGATAGGAGTGACTTCCgaaggtgagaagggaggggaaagactGACTGGGTAGTAGTTGAGTGGTCAGACGGGATTGTGGGGTCCTTCGTGATATATCTCACTGACTTTCAAACTTCCTCCTTATCCATTTCCCAGACTCCTCTACTCTAAAACTCCTCCTAAAGCTGACCCCAAACTCCTCCATCCTGACACTGACCTCCATTCCTCCCTATCGTTACCCATGCACTGACCACCACATCATAACTCTGGTTCCCCAACTTCTCTTTCTTAACTctgatttcccccccccccaactctgttTTCAAACACTCATAAAATAGCTTTGACAGCCTGTATTTCCCCAGCCTAATCCTGACCAATATCTTATCCTGGCTCCCAAACTCTACTATTCTAACTCTGAGCCCCAAATTCCCATTATCGTAATCCTCATTCCCAAATTTGCTTTGTCTTAACTCTGGCCCCCCGAGTCCCCCATCTTTAATTATCTCTCAGACTTCCCTGTTCTAACTCAATCCACAAACTTGCTCCACCCCAATCTCATCCAGATTAATCCTAACCTCCCAAATTTACTCATATGATTCCCCAAATTCCCTCCCAACCTAGCACTGATCCCCAAAGTCTCCCTCCTGACTTTGACTCCAAAAGTTTGCCAATCTAAGACAGACTCCCATACTTCCCTTTCTTTGCccctttcccaaattctccctTCCTAATCTTGACTCACATACCCTACAAAAATtcatccttcttccctccctctccagtTCTGGTTCTGGACTCAAAGTCCTTCCCATTCCCCCACCCCAGGGCCTTTGCAGGGGCTACAGTCCATGACTGCTTTAACTGGCTATCAGTTCTTGTCCTGCTGCCCCTGGAGGCAGCTACCGGCTACTTGCACCACCTCACCCACCTGGTGGTCACTTCCTTCAAAATCCGAGGTGGCCGAGATGCTCCAGACCTGCTTAAGATCATCACTGAGCCCTTCACCCGACTCATTATCCAGGTGCGGACTGGGGATCCTCAGGCCATTCTTGGGCCAGGAGCAGGTCTCTTCTTTTGTTGTTCCCCTCTAAAGAAATCCCCCTTTCCCAGGTGGTGGTGGGAGGCTTTcaacagagaggaaggaaagtgCTGTGATTGGAGACAGAAAACCTAGGTTGTAGTCCTGACTGCCATATACTTAAACTGATGAGCCTGttttctaatatgtaaaatggggcCAATAATACTTTTATTACCTGCCTTCTAGGGAAATAGTGAAACAAGGACTTTATAAACCCCAAAGAGCTATaagatgttattattaataatacattGGATGGTAGAAATGGAGCCAGGTGTGAATTCAGTCTGAGAGGTTTGGGAGGCAGCATGATACAGGGGAAAGAAACACTGACTCAACTGAATCAcatgttcttgttcagtcatgcctaactctttgagaccccatttgaaGTCAAATATACTGAAGGGGTTGGCCAtatccttctttagctcattttacaaatgaagaaactgaggcaaatagggtcaaatgacttgtccagggtcacacagctagtatctaaagccagaaatgaagacagaaagatgaatcttcctgactctcggcccaacactctatccattgtgccacctagctgccttgagtCAGATGAACTGGGTTCAATCCTGCCTGTTATACTTAGCTATAggatcttgggcaaatcccttattCTCTCTAGGCCTCACTTTTCTCCCCGATACAGCTAGGGAATTGAATTAGAAGCCTCTGAAGTTCTTCCCAGCGCTAGAACTATAATCCGACTAAATAATTGCTAAGGTCTCTTTGAATTTTCATGTACATGGTTCCTCTAGGAGCCCCCAGCccagagatctgagttcaaatcccagaatTGGCAACAACATGGGCTTTAGACGAATTGACTTCTCTTCTTGATTCATAGTACACtccttgtaaaatgaagaaattggactagTTCATCTCAAAGGTCTCTTTTTTGGTTTGAGAAATCTATGAGTCTATCCTATGACTTATGTTGGTGTGTATGGGATCAGCAGAAAACAGTTCTGATTAGGGGATTAGTGACCCATAAGGCTAGTGGGAAACTTTGAATGTGGATTGGACTAATAGTGGCTAGAAGCA containing:
- the LOC123255670 gene encoding sodium-dependent phosphate transport protein 2A-like isoform X1, giving the protein MCSAQLSSWLGVRRRGRDGRQRPKRGLGSRNLPIGLGTGTHGHWAKRDGAFGSENQDMAWASGAWSHLLTRKVGRLRELRADGGSLMLELFSKVLSPTLSPFFPTPGKVAGDIFKDNAILSNPVAGLVVGILVTVLVQSSSTSTSIIVSMVSSGLLEVKSAIPIVMGSNIGTSVTNTIVALMQAGDRSDFRRAFAGATVHDCFNWLSVLVLLPLEAATGYLHHLTHLVVTSFKIRGGRDAPDLLKIITEPFTRLIIQVRTGDPQAILGPGAGLFFCCSPLKKSPFPRWWWEAFNREEGKCCDWRQKT
- the LOC123255670 gene encoding sodium-dependent phosphate transport protein 2A-like isoform X2; translation: MMLVFLYLFVCSLDVLSSAFQLAGGKVAGDIFKDNAILSNPVAGLVVGILVTVLVQSSSTSTSIIVSMVSSGLLEVKSAIPIVMGSNIGTSVTNTIVALMQAGDRSDFRRAFAGATVHDCFNWLSVLVLLPLEAATGYLHHLTHLVVTSFKIRGGRDAPDLLKIITEPFTRLIIQVRTGDPQAILGPGAGLFFCCSPLKKSPFPRWWWEAFNREEGKCCDWRQKT